TAAATAAATGTCCTTATGTCACACCATTTCCAAATACCACCAATTTCCAATCCTTAATGCATGCAGTCCCACCTCTCAAATGATAGATGAAGTCATGGACTTTTTTTTCTTCGAAATACTGTTTAACAGCAACTTTATTACACATAGAACATTTCAACATCTTTGCATAAATTATAAACAAGGTAACAGTCTTAAATCAGAAAAACTGATCCACTGAACAAAGTGGAAGGGAAATGGTTGGATCGATGGTGACCAAGAACAGTAGTTAATACCATTGCAAAATGGTGCTTACAAGTTCTTAACACACAGCAACTTCATTCAGTAGCATTTTAATGCACAAAAACCATCCCAAACACTTCATAAGATCAAAAGCTGAGTCAGAGGTGTAAACTTCAAGGAGTGGTCCAAAGATAGAACAAGAGGAAGGGAGGTTTACAGTAGAAATGTCAGAGTTTAGGTTATACAAGCAGCTGAAATAATGGATGCAAATGGTAATTAAATTTGGGGATGAACAAATAAAATGAATTATAGGAATGCAGATCTCTCAAAACTATTGAGATGACAAGTTTAAGAGATAGTGCAATCAAGCCATGGAAAATTTGGAAAGGAGGAtgagaatttaaaatttagatagcTACCTAACCAGAGACAGGTCACAGGTGAGTGAGACTGCTGCAGATTATAACACAACCTGATCTTAGCTGGGAGTGCAAAGACTCTTCCCTGCCACAGAGATAACCTTAGAAAGGTATAAAAAGCATAGATAAGACAGATGATCACAGACTTTTACCTCAGGACAAAGGGttaagatgagaggagaaagattcaaAGGTAGATATATGAAAAGTCaccagaagaagtggtagaagAAGGTACAATTACATTTGAGAGAAATTTGGATTGAAAGGCTTgaagggatatgggtcaaatgcaggcaaatagaactTGTCCAGGAAGCCACCTTGATGGACTTGAAGCAAAGAGCCTGCTTTCATGCTAGATAACTAAAAAAGAATCAACATCCAAACATAATAAATGCATTTAATACAATGAACTCGTGTTCTATTCAAAATGGAAATGGGCAAATATTTGAAGTGGAAAGATATGCAGGGAAACTGGGGTGGAGTAGTGTCCTGGTTCAAGAGTTTGCTTGAAGGGTGAAATGGTTAATCCAATTGTTGTCTTTCCTTACCTGGTCCTGAGGGCCTGCCAAGCTGCGTCCACATCTGCATAGAGATTTTTCTCTGATGGCTTCCCGGAACTGGCCCCGTAACCTGAGTAGTCGTAGGAGAAGACGTTGCAGTTGATCCTGGAACCCAGGCCGATGTAGAAGCTGCTCATCTGCCCCAGATCCACGGCATTGCCATGCGAGAAGAGTAGTGTAAATTTGGCGCTGGGGGAACAGCGGATGAACATACAAGAGATGCGATTGCCCCGGCTGGTCCTGGTCATGAAGGCCTCAATGGAGTCCTTCTCCCGCTGCGAATACTGCCAGTCCGCTCGCTCAGACAGGTGCAGGCTCCACCGGCCCCCGGACTCGTCGGGCAGCAGGGCATAGGTGGGCTCGGGAGGCAGGAAAGCGAGCTTAGAAGCGATGCGACCTGGGCAGGGTGGACAACAGAAGAGGCAACACAGCTCGCTTAGAGATAGGTTATTCATGGCAAGGCCAAGTGTTAGTCACTCCCAGTCAatcaaataaataagtaaaaacgAACTATTCCAGTGATCACGGAGCTTATGACATCAACGTGAAACTTTCACtttgaaagattgaagaattTTCTCGCAGGTGATTGTATTCCG
The Narcine bancroftii isolate sNarBan1 chromosome 1, sNarBan1.hap1, whole genome shotgun sequence genome window above contains:
- the LOC138755925 gene encoding alpha/beta hydrolase domain-containing protein 17B, with protein sequence MNNLSLSELCCLFCCPPCPGRIASKLAFLPPEPTYALLPDESGGRWSLHLSERADWQYSQREKDSIEAFMTRTSRGNRISCMFIRCSPSAKFTLLFSHGNAVDLGQMSSFYIGLGSRINCNVFSYDYSGYGASSGKPSEKNLYADVDAAWQALRTRYGIRPENVILYGQSIGTVPTVDLAAQYECAAVILHSPLMSGMRVAFPDTKKTYCFDAFPNIDKISKIASPVLIIHGTEDEVIDFSHGLALYEQCQRPVEPLWVEGAGHNDVELYGQYLERLKQFVSQELTSS